A DNA window from Candidatus Brocadiaceae bacterium contains the following coding sequences:
- a CDS encoding tetratricopeptide repeat protein — protein MSNRRVCIPAVVLLAACAASVFAQPTAQDYLERARVLVEEEDRVEEAVLILSQAVAVDPHCTQAYLDRGQALVYLKWHELAVADYTMALELEPSAEGYDRRAFAYRAMKAYDLAAADYTKLLGIEPEVADNWEHRADAYLRLRRYDLAASDYGQAISLDPNTARRWRSRGSAYRAAEQYDKAIADYTRAIELSSPAVAAYSYAERAALHRERGDHAAALADFTRAVQSYPDYTYAWIDRAFTHIQLEQYDVALPDLDRALDLSPGHPEALLYRGIALAAQEEYDAALAALNGALVADATVADSYYHRGRLFHRLGHEESAMQDYGQAIRLDPKSARAYEARADSWRALGNAGMAERDLAMARELGKTE, from the coding sequence ATGTCCAACCGTCGCGTGTGCATTCCGGCAGTGGTTCTGTTGGCCGCGTGCGCGGCGTCCGTGTTCGCTCAACCGACCGCTCAGGACTACCTTGAGCGAGCGCGTGTGCTGGTCGAGGAGGAGGATCGCGTGGAGGAGGCGGTGCTGATCCTCAGCCAGGCCGTTGCCGTGGACCCCCACTGCACCCAGGCTTACCTGGATCGCGGGCAGGCACTGGTGTATCTCAAGTGGCACGAACTGGCCGTCGCCGACTACACCATGGCCCTGGAGCTGGAACCCTCGGCTGAGGGCTACGACCGTCGGGCCTTCGCCTACCGCGCGATGAAGGCGTACGACCTGGCGGCAGCGGACTACACGAAGCTGCTGGGCATCGAACCGGAAGTTGCCGACAACTGGGAGCACCGGGCCGACGCGTATCTGAGGCTGCGCCGGTACGACCTGGCGGCATCCGACTACGGGCAGGCGATCTCGCTGGACCCGAACACCGCCCGCCGCTGGCGGTCGCGCGGGTCGGCGTACAGAGCGGCGGAGCAGTACGACAAGGCGATCGCCGACTACACACGCGCCATCGAACTCAGCAGCCCGGCCGTCGCGGCCTATTCCTACGCCGAGCGAGCAGCCCTCCATCGCGAACGGGGAGACCATGCCGCAGCGCTGGCCGACTTCACCCGCGCCGTCCAGAGCTACCCGGACTACACCTACGCTTGGATCGACCGGGCCTTCACGCACATCCAGCTCGAGCAGTACGACGTGGCCCTGCCGGATCTGGACCGTGCTCTGGACCTCAGCCCGGGGCATCCGGAGGCGCTGCTCTACCGGGGGATCGCCCTGGCGGCTCAGGAGGAATACGACGCGGCACTCGCAGCCCTCAACGGCGCCCTGGTCGCCGACGCGACCGTGGCCGATAGCTACTACCACCGGGGACGGCTGTTCCATCGGCTGGGCCACGAGGAGTCGGCCATGCAGGACTACGGGCAGGCCATCCGGCTGGACCCCAAGTCCGCCCGGGCATACGAGGCCCGCGCCGACTCGTGGCGGGCGCTCGGCAATGCG